The following proteins are co-located in the Microplitis demolitor isolate Queensland-Clemson2020A chromosome 3, iyMicDemo2.1a, whole genome shotgun sequence genome:
- the LOC103569813 gene encoding alanine--tRNA ligase, cytoplasmic translates to MGESMTAKQIRQAYIDFFKEKGHQYVHSSSTIPHDDPTLLFANAGMNQFKPIFLGTVDPNSDMAKWVRVVNSQKCIRAGGKHNDLDDVGKDVYHHTFFEMMGNWSFGDYFKKEICTWAWEFLTQVMKLPADRLYVTYFGGDEKANLAADEECKQLWLSVGVPPSHILPGSMKDNFWEMGETGPCGPCSELHFDRIGGREAAHLVNMDDPDVLEIWNLVFIQFNRESDGSLRNLPKKHIDCGLGLERLVSVIQNKRANYDTDLFVPLFDAIQSGTGARPYTGKVGDEDKDGIDMAYRVLADHARTITVALADGGMPDNTGRGYVLRRILRRAVRYATEKLNAKPGFFGSLVNVVVNLLGDTFPELKKDSQSIIDVINEEETQFLKTLSRGRNLLDRTIAKLENAKVVPGDVAWRLYDTYGFPVDLTQLMTEEKGMCVDMAGYEEAKKAAQLASQSKAGGVDDQINLDVHAITELQKMSIPPTDDSYKYNYSSTDEIDAEYKFEPCVGTVIAMRRAKKFVDEALPGEEVGILLDKTCFYAEQGGQIYDEGFLVKESGNDDDSAEVRVTNVQVRGGYVLHIGTVGIGVLKKGDKLNLKIDTARRRLIMSNHSATHALNFALRKVLGTEADQKGSLVAPDRLRFDFTNKGAMSTNDIKQVEEFTMELVEDNRKIFARESKLGLAKTIQGLRAMFEETYPDPVRIVSMGVPIDELEKNPLGPGAMVTSVEFCGGTHLHYTGHIKNFVIASEEAIAKGIRRIVGLTGPEAAKALNKAEILQNRLNTIEKNMADDKEFKYTKEHTKNILDLLNDVSQATIAAWKKDTLRNTLNGMKKTLDDRERQAKAAVATSVLEKATLIIEDKIGTPVMVEEFQAYNNTKALDAALKKVRTLSPGTSALFFTIDEDTKKIFALASVPKDAVQKGLTANEWIQAIVPLMGGKGGGKAEAAQASGPNYSCLKEVIKLAKEFASSKLGN, encoded by the coding sequence ttcaagCCCATTTTCCTGGGTACTGTGGACCCAAACAGCGACATGGCTAAATGGGTGCGAGTTGTAAACTCCCAGAAGTGCATCAGAGCTGGTGGGAAACACAACGACCTTGACGACGTGGGTAAAGACGTCTACCATCACACGTTTTTCGAGATGATGGGCAACTGGTCATTCGGAGACTACTTCAAGAAGGAAATATGCACGTGGGCTTGGGAGTTTCTGACCCAGGTGATGAAGTTGCCAGCTGACCGGCTGTACGTTACTTACTTTGGTGGAGACGAGAAGGCCAATCTCGCTGCCGATGAAGAGTGCAAGCAGCTGTGGTTATCTGTTGGAGTTCCACCCTCACACATCTTGCCGGGAAGTATGAAAGACAACTTTTGGGAGATGGGAGAGACTGGACCGTGTGGTCCATGCAGCGAACTGCACTTTGATCGGATCGGTGGCAGAGAAGCTGCTCACTTGGTCAACATGGATGACCCAGATGTTCTAGAAATATGGAATCTTGTATTCATTCAATTCAACCGTGAGTCTGATGGCAGTCTACGTAATTTACCGAAAAAACATATTGATTGCGGTCTAGGTTTAGAACGACTGGTATCTGTTATTCAGAACAAACGCGCTAATTATGATACAGATCTATTTGTGCCGCTGTTTGATGCTATTCAAAGTGGGACAGGAGCAAGACCTTACACGGGAAAAGTAGGTGATGAAGATAAAGATGGCATAGATATGGCTTACCGTGTATTGGCTGATCACGCACGTACTATTACTGTTGCCTTAGCTGACGGTGGAATGCCAGATAATACCGGAAGAGGATATGTATTGAGAAGAATTTTACGTCGCGCTGTTCGTTATGCGACTGAAAAACTAAACGCTAAGCCTGGATTCTTTGGCTCTCTAGTTAATGTTGTCGTCAATCTTCTCGGTGATACTTTCCCAGAATTGAAAAAAGATTCCCAATCTATTATTGACGTTATCAATGAAGAAGAAACACAGTTTCTGAAAACACTGTCTCGTGGACGTAATCTACTTGATCGTACTATTGCTAAATTGGAAAACGCTAAAGTCGTACCAGGAGATGTTGCCTGGCGTCTTTATGACACTTACGGATTCCCTGTTGATCTCACGCAGCTGATGACCGAAGAAAAAGGCATGTGCGTCGACATGGCCGGCTATGAAGAAGCTAAAAAAGCAGCCCAGCTTGCATCACAGAGCAAAGCTGGTGGTGTCGATGATCAGATAAATCTTGACGTTCATGCGATCACAGAATTGCAAAAAATGAGTATCCCCCCAACTGATGATTCGTACAAATACAATTACAGCTCAACAGATGAAATAGATGcggaatataaatttgaaccGTGTGTTGGAACGGTGATTGCTATGAGACGcgctaaaaaatttgttgacgAAGCATTACCTGGAGAAGAAGTTGGAATTTTATTGGATAAAACTTGTTTCTATGCTGAACAAGGTGGTCAAATTTACGACGAAGGATTTTTGGTTAAAGAATCTGGTAATGATGATGACAGTGCCGAGGTTCGTGTTACAAACGTTCAAGTCCGAGGTGGATACGTTCTTCATATTGGTACAGTTGGTATTGGAGTTCTGAAGAAaggtgataaattaaatttaaaaatcgacaCCGCTCGAAGACGTCTGATAATGAGTAATCATTCAGCAACTCATGCATTAAACTTTGCATTGAGAAAAGTCCTTGGCACTGAGGCAGACCAAAAGGGATCACTTGTCGCTCCCGATCGTCTGAGAtttgatttcacaaataaagGTGCTATGTCAACGAACGATATCAAGCAAGTTGAAGAATTCACTATGGAGTTAGTAGAAgacaatagaaaaatttttgccaGAGAAAGTAAACTGGGGTTAGCTAAGACCATACAAGGATTGCGAGCAATGTTTGAGGAGACTTATCCTGATCCCGTGAGAATAGTCAGTATGGGCGTGCCAATTGatgaacttgaaaaaaatcctcTTGGTCCGGGTGCGATGGTTACAAGTGTTGAGTTTTGTGGGGGTACGCATCTACACTACACTGGTCATATTAAAAACTTTGTTATTGCTTCTGAAGAAGCCATTGCCAAAGGAATCCGTAGGATTGTCGGACTTACTGGTCCAGAAGCCGCTAAAGCTCTCAACAAAGCCGAAATTTTGCAAAATCGACTTAATactattgagaaaaatatggCCGATGATAAAGAATTCAAGTACACTAAAGAACACACGAAGAATATCCTAGATTTGCTGAATGATGTGTCGCAAGCAACAATTGCGGCTTGGAAGAAGGACACTCTGAGAAATACGCTGAATGGGATGAAGAAAACGCTTGATGACAGAGAGCGTCAAGCTAAAGCAGCTGTTGCTACAAGTGTTTTGGAGAAGGCAACGTTGATTATTGAAGACAAAATAGGCACTCCAGTGATGGTTGAAGAATTCCAGGCTTATAATAATACCAAAGCACTTGACGCTGCTTTGAAGAAAGTGAGGACACTGTCACCTGGTACCAGTGCACTATTTTTCACAATTGACGAAGacaccaagaaaatttttgctctCGCTTCGGTCCCCAAAGACGCTGTCCAAAAAGGCCTGACTGCCAACGAATGGATACAGGCTATTGTTCCACTGATGGGAGGAAAAGGCGGCGGCAAAGCTGAAGCCGCTCAAGCTTCTGGTCCCAACTATTCGTGTCTGAAAGAAGTCATCAAGCTCGCCAAGGAGTTTGCTTCTTCAAAGCttggtaattaa
- the LOC103569848 gene encoding GTPase Obg isoform X2 — protein sequence MMQSLRRLGILTLRNTIRKHPAVSTVIYKHETVTRNNLRRAIHCSACLFVNAEEPAAVPLRSRKRKSESENSHHFIDIKALKVVGGSGGNGCISFLQVWANEFAGPDGGDGGHGGHVIFQATKEVTDLRQVASQVRAESGEKGFPKDCGGKNARHTIIKVPLGTIVRNPEGDIIADLDEEGMMFIAARGGAGGHGNAFFTSDVNQAPQIAEVGAKGEEKQYLLELRSMANVGLIGLPNAGKSTLLRAISRARPKVAPYPFTTLRPHLGMVLYDDYEQIAVADLPGLIEDSHKNRGLGIMFLKHAERCAALLFILDLTADEPWEQFNVLKSEIDHFSKTLCQRPILVIANKIDVPGTEDKLKKLKEKLDLPIIPISAKVGTNISTLLKEIRVLYDKEVEARNLKAAIEKEQ from the exons atg ATGCAGTCGCTTCGTCGTCTTGGAATTTTAACTCTAAGAAATACGATCCGTAAACATCCTGCTGTTAGCActgttatatataaacatgagACTGTAACCAGAAACAATTTGCGCCGCGCGATTCATTGTTCAGCTTGTTTATTTGTTAACGCTGAAGAGCCAGCAGCTGTTCCTCTGAGAAGCAGGAAAAGAAAATCCGAGTCAGAAAACAGCCATCACTTTATCGATATTAAAgcg CTGAAAGTCGTAGGAGGCTCTGGTGGCAACGGATGCATATCTTTCCTCCAAGTATGGGCTAACGAATTTGCTGGACCTGACGGAGGAGACGGCGGTCATGGAGGTCACGTTATTTTCCAA GCTACGAAAGAAGTCACGGATTTGAGGCAAGTGGCGAGTCAAGTTCGAGCTGAAAGTGGGGAAAAGGGATTTCCTAAAGATTGCGGAGGGAAAAATGCGCGGCATACAATAATTAAGGTTCCTTTAGGAACGATTGTACGAAATCCGGAGGGAGATATTATAGCGGACTTGGACGAAGAGGGGATGATGTTTATTGCGGCTCGAGGTGGTGCTGGTGGCCATGGGAATGCTTTCTTTACTTCCGATGTTAATCAAGCGCCACAGATTGCTGAGGTTGGTGCCAAAGGAGAAGAGAAACAGTATTTATTGGAGCTCAGGAGTATGGCAAATGTTGGATTG attGGACTTCCTAATGCCGGAAAAAGTACTTTGCTTCGAGCGATATCAAGAGCAAGGCCCAAAGTGGCACCATATCCATTCACAACTTTGCGGCCTCACTTGGGAATGGTTCTCTATGATGATTACGAGCAGATAGCTGTGGCAGATTTACCCGGTCTTATTGAAGACTCTCATAAGAACCGTGGATTGGGTATAATGTTTCTAAAGCATGCTGAGAGATGTGCAGCTCTTTTGTTTATACTGGATTTGACTGCGGATGAACCCTGGGAGCAATTTAATGTTCTTAAAAGTGAAATTGATCACTTTAGCAAAACTTTGTGTCAGAGACCTATACTAGTAATCGCAAATAAAATAGATGTACCAGGAACggaagataaattaaaaaaactaaaagaaaaattagacTTACCGATAATTCCTATTTCAGCAAAAGTAGGCACTAATATTTCGACacttttaaaagaaattcgTGTACTTTATGATAAGGAAGTAGAAGCGAGAAATTTAAAAGCGGCGATTGAAAAAGAACAgtga
- the LOC103569848 gene encoding GTPase Obg isoform X3 has product MQSLRRLGILTLRNTIRKHPAVSTVIYKHETVTRNNLRRAIHCSACLFVNAEEPAAVPLRSRKRKSESENSHHFIDIKALKVVGGSGGNGCISFLQVWANEFAGPDGGDGGHGGHVIFQATKEVTDLRQVASQVRAESGEKGFPKDCGGKNARHTIIKVPLGTIVRNPEGDIIADLDEEGMMFIAARGGAGGHGNAFFTSDVNQAPQIAEVGAKGEEKQYLLELRSMANVGLIGLPNAGKSTLLRAISRARPKVAPYPFTTLRPHLGMVLYDDYEQIAVADLPGLIEDSHKNRGLGIMFLKHAERCAALLFILDLTADEPWEQFNVLKSEIDHFSKTLCQRPILVIANKIDVPGTEDKLKKLKEKLDLPIIPISAKVGTNISTLLKEIRVLYDKEVEARNLKAAIEKEQ; this is encoded by the exons ATGCAGTCGCTTCGTCGTCTTGGAATTTTAACTCTAAGAAATACGATCCGTAAACATCCTGCTGTTAGCActgttatatataaacatgagACTGTAACCAGAAACAATTTGCGCCGCGCGATTCATTGTTCAGCTTGTTTATTTGTTAACGCTGAAGAGCCAGCAGCTGTTCCTCTGAGAAGCAGGAAAAGAAAATCCGAGTCAGAAAACAGCCATCACTTTATCGATATTAAAgcg CTGAAAGTCGTAGGAGGCTCTGGTGGCAACGGATGCATATCTTTCCTCCAAGTATGGGCTAACGAATTTGCTGGACCTGACGGAGGAGACGGCGGTCATGGAGGTCACGTTATTTTCCAA GCTACGAAAGAAGTCACGGATTTGAGGCAAGTGGCGAGTCAAGTTCGAGCTGAAAGTGGGGAAAAGGGATTTCCTAAAGATTGCGGAGGGAAAAATGCGCGGCATACAATAATTAAGGTTCCTTTAGGAACGATTGTACGAAATCCGGAGGGAGATATTATAGCGGACTTGGACGAAGAGGGGATGATGTTTATTGCGGCTCGAGGTGGTGCTGGTGGCCATGGGAATGCTTTCTTTACTTCCGATGTTAATCAAGCGCCACAGATTGCTGAGGTTGGTGCCAAAGGAGAAGAGAAACAGTATTTATTGGAGCTCAGGAGTATGGCAAATGTTGGATTG attGGACTTCCTAATGCCGGAAAAAGTACTTTGCTTCGAGCGATATCAAGAGCAAGGCCCAAAGTGGCACCATATCCATTCACAACTTTGCGGCCTCACTTGGGAATGGTTCTCTATGATGATTACGAGCAGATAGCTGTGGCAGATTTACCCGGTCTTATTGAAGACTCTCATAAGAACCGTGGATTGGGTATAATGTTTCTAAAGCATGCTGAGAGATGTGCAGCTCTTTTGTTTATACTGGATTTGACTGCGGATGAACCCTGGGAGCAATTTAATGTTCTTAAAAGTGAAATTGATCACTTTAGCAAAACTTTGTGTCAGAGACCTATACTAGTAATCGCAAATAAAATAGATGTACCAGGAACggaagataaattaaaaaaactaaaagaaaaattagacTTACCGATAATTCCTATTTCAGCAAAAGTAGGCACTAATATTTCGACacttttaaaagaaattcgTGTACTTTATGATAAGGAAGTAGAAGCGAGAAATTTAAAAGCGGCGATTGAAAAAGAACAgtga
- the LOC103569848 gene encoding GTPase Obg isoform X1 produces MTMIMYYCWEKMQSLRRLGILTLRNTIRKHPAVSTVIYKHETVTRNNLRRAIHCSACLFVNAEEPAAVPLRSRKRKSESENSHHFIDIKALKVVGGSGGNGCISFLQVWANEFAGPDGGDGGHGGHVIFQATKEVTDLRQVASQVRAESGEKGFPKDCGGKNARHTIIKVPLGTIVRNPEGDIIADLDEEGMMFIAARGGAGGHGNAFFTSDVNQAPQIAEVGAKGEEKQYLLELRSMANVGLIGLPNAGKSTLLRAISRARPKVAPYPFTTLRPHLGMVLYDDYEQIAVADLPGLIEDSHKNRGLGIMFLKHAERCAALLFILDLTADEPWEQFNVLKSEIDHFSKTLCQRPILVIANKIDVPGTEDKLKKLKEKLDLPIIPISAKVGTNISTLLKEIRVLYDKEVEARNLKAAIEKEQ; encoded by the exons atgacaatgatAATGTATTATTGTTGGGAGAag ATGCAGTCGCTTCGTCGTCTTGGAATTTTAACTCTAAGAAATACGATCCGTAAACATCCTGCTGTTAGCActgttatatataaacatgagACTGTAACCAGAAACAATTTGCGCCGCGCGATTCATTGTTCAGCTTGTTTATTTGTTAACGCTGAAGAGCCAGCAGCTGTTCCTCTGAGAAGCAGGAAAAGAAAATCCGAGTCAGAAAACAGCCATCACTTTATCGATATTAAAgcg CTGAAAGTCGTAGGAGGCTCTGGTGGCAACGGATGCATATCTTTCCTCCAAGTATGGGCTAACGAATTTGCTGGACCTGACGGAGGAGACGGCGGTCATGGAGGTCACGTTATTTTCCAA GCTACGAAAGAAGTCACGGATTTGAGGCAAGTGGCGAGTCAAGTTCGAGCTGAAAGTGGGGAAAAGGGATTTCCTAAAGATTGCGGAGGGAAAAATGCGCGGCATACAATAATTAAGGTTCCTTTAGGAACGATTGTACGAAATCCGGAGGGAGATATTATAGCGGACTTGGACGAAGAGGGGATGATGTTTATTGCGGCTCGAGGTGGTGCTGGTGGCCATGGGAATGCTTTCTTTACTTCCGATGTTAATCAAGCGCCACAGATTGCTGAGGTTGGTGCCAAAGGAGAAGAGAAACAGTATTTATTGGAGCTCAGGAGTATGGCAAATGTTGGATTG attGGACTTCCTAATGCCGGAAAAAGTACTTTGCTTCGAGCGATATCAAGAGCAAGGCCCAAAGTGGCACCATATCCATTCACAACTTTGCGGCCTCACTTGGGAATGGTTCTCTATGATGATTACGAGCAGATAGCTGTGGCAGATTTACCCGGTCTTATTGAAGACTCTCATAAGAACCGTGGATTGGGTATAATGTTTCTAAAGCATGCTGAGAGATGTGCAGCTCTTTTGTTTATACTGGATTTGACTGCGGATGAACCCTGGGAGCAATTTAATGTTCTTAAAAGTGAAATTGATCACTTTAGCAAAACTTTGTGTCAGAGACCTATACTAGTAATCGCAAATAAAATAGATGTACCAGGAACggaagataaattaaaaaaactaaaagaaaaattagacTTACCGATAATTCCTATTTCAGCAAAAGTAGGCACTAATATTTCGACacttttaaaagaaattcgTGTACTTTATGATAAGGAAGTAGAAGCGAGAAATTTAAAAGCGGCGATTGAAAAAGAACAgtga